The following are from one region of the Gemmatimonadales bacterium genome:
- a CDS encoding acetate--CoA ligase family protein: MKLHEYQAKELFAAAGIPVPRGAVAATADEAARAYETLRGPCLVKAQLHAGGRGKAGGILSAATAQEARTAAASLLGTRLVTAQTPPEGLPVSSVLLTERLEAATELYLAITLDRFRATPLILASRQGGVDIEAVAKTTPE; the protein is encoded by the coding sequence GTGAAGCTCCACGAGTATCAAGCCAAAGAACTGTTTGCTGCCGCGGGGATTCCGGTGCCGCGGGGCGCGGTGGCCGCCACCGCGGACGAGGCCGCGCGCGCGTATGAGACGCTGCGAGGCCCCTGCCTCGTCAAAGCGCAACTGCACGCCGGCGGGCGCGGCAAGGCCGGCGGCATTCTCTCCGCCGCCACCGCCCAGGAGGCGCGCACCGCCGCCGCCTCGCTGCTGGGCACGCGCCTCGTCACCGCCCAAACACCGCCGGAGGGGCTGCCCGTCTCATCGGTGCTGCTCACCGAGCGCCTCGAGGCCGCGACGGAACTGTACCTGGCCATCACCCTGGATCGGTTCCGCGCCACGCCCTTGATCTTGGCGAGCCGGCAGGGCGGAGTGGACATCGAAGCGGTGGCCAAGACCACCCCTGAG